From the Candidatus Krumholzibacteriota bacterium genome, one window contains:
- a CDS encoding PIN domain-containing protein, with protein MILADTSVWVDHLRSGNVQFSDYLNAGHIVCHPYIIGELACGNIKNRNEILSMLSSLPTIQLAEHDEVMYLISEHNLHGRGIGWIDAHLLSSALMAKCKIWTFDRPLEKVAENLKISI; from the coding sequence ATGATCTTAGCAGACACTTCCGTTTGGGTGGACCATTTGCGTTCAGGTAATGTTCAGTTTTCAGATTACCTGAACGCCGGTCATATTGTTTGTCATCCCTATATTATAGGTGAACTGGCCTGTGGTAATATTAAGAATAGAAATGAAATACTAAGCATGCTCAGCTCTTTGCCAACAATCCAGCTTGCTGAACATGATGAAGTTATGTATTTAATTTCCGAGCATAATCTTCATGGCCGGGGCATTGGTTGGATTGATGCGCATTTATTATCGTCGGCATTGATGGCGAAATGTAAAATCTGGACTTTTGATAGACCTTTGGAGAAAGTCGCAGAGAATCTCAAAATATCGATATAG
- a CDS encoding iron ABC transporter substrate-binding protein, which yields MKRKLIIIALVGLLITVVILSSRFLNLETENDGKTQTITDLLGRKVDVPVKVDRVVGVASGAVRMLTYLNATDMIVGVEDVETKKAITPYQFARPDLKDLPVIGPKHGGDAELIMVQQPDVIFHSCSQLEPATGGTMDDLQAKTGIPVVAIDLGDLGERRAVFEHTLRLMGNVLGKSDKAEKVISYIDGILTDLDARTSNIPEDEKPSAYVGGVALRGAREILSTRVDFPPFEYTNVNNVASSAGTGHMFIDKEQLLAWDPDILFIDAMSYYLVVESINNDKAYSLLSAVVEDHIYIVMPYNSYNTNFATMLANCYFVGSVVHPERFADVEPTAKADEIYASMVGSPVYAQMEKEYHGFCKDRPRVTENLGGSI from the coding sequence ATGAAAAGAAAACTAATAATAATCGCCTTGGTCGGACTGCTGATCACCGTGGTAATTCTATCTTCAAGATTCCTGAACTTGGAAACGGAAAATGACGGAAAAACGCAGACAATCACTGACCTGCTTGGCCGAAAGGTGGACGTCCCCGTAAAGGTGGATCGTGTGGTAGGGGTCGCCTCGGGAGCTGTGAGAATGCTGACATATCTGAACGCTACCGATATGATCGTTGGAGTTGAGGATGTTGAAACCAAGAAAGCCATCACGCCTTACCAGTTCGCCAGACCGGACTTGAAGGACCTCCCCGTGATAGGACCAAAGCACGGGGGCGATGCGGAGCTTATCATGGTCCAGCAGCCGGACGTGATCTTCCACTCGTGCTCACAGTTGGAGCCGGCCACCGGGGGAACCATGGACGACCTTCAGGCGAAGACTGGCATACCCGTGGTGGCAATTGACCTGGGGGACCTTGGAGAAAGGCGGGCCGTTTTCGAACATACCCTTCGCCTCATGGGGAATGTTCTGGGAAAAAGCGACAAGGCCGAAAAGGTAATCTCATACATCGACGGAATTTTGACGGACCTTGACGCCCGGACATCCAACATCCCGGAAGATGAGAAGCCCTCTGCCTATGTCGGCGGGGTTGCTCTCCGGGGCGCAAGGGAGATACTCTCAACCCGTGTGGATTTTCCACCCTTCGAATACACCAATGTGAACAACGTCGCCTCCTCGGCGGGCACCGGACATATGTTTATCGACAAGGAACAGCTCTTGGCCTGGGACCCGGACATTCTGTTCATCGACGCTATGAGTTATTATCTTGTTGTCGAAAGCATCAACAACGACAAGGCATACTCTTTGCTGTCGGCAGTCGTCGAAGATCACATTTATATCGTCATGCCCTACAATTCCTACAACACCAATTTTGCGACGATGCTTGCCAACTGCTACTTTGTTGGGTCGGTTGTGCATCCAGAGAGATTCGCTGATGTGGAACCAACGGCCAAGGCCGACGAGATATACGCCTCCATGGTGGGATCTCCCGTATATGCACAGATGGAAAAGGAATACCATGGGTTTTGTAAAGATCGACCTCGAGTGACTGAAAACTTGGGAGGTTCCATATAA
- the nikR gene encoding nickel-responsive transcriptional regulator NikR, whose amino-acid sequence MTVERVGVSFEPGLLAKFDALIEKKGYTNRSKAIRDLVRKSLIEAEIETKPGNFIGTLTIIYEHDVGDVTNRLQHFQHHHLSEIISTTHIHVDKDMCLEVLIVRGKAKNVRNLTDDIRAIKAVKHGELVITKTSF is encoded by the coding sequence ATGACTGTCGAAAGAGTTGGAGTATCGTTCGAGCCCGGGTTACTGGCAAAGTTTGATGCCTTGATAGAAAAGAAAGGATATACCAACCGGTCGAAAGCCATCAGGGATTTGGTGCGAAAATCGCTTATCGAGGCTGAAATTGAAACGAAACCTGGCAATTTTATTGGAACTCTTACGATTATTTACGAACATGATGTGGGCGATGTTACAAATCGATTGCAGCATTTTCAACACCATCACCTTTCTGAAATTATATCCACGACCCACATTCATGTTGATAAAGATATGTGCCTTGAAGTGTTGATTGTTCGTGGAAAAGCTAAGAATGTACGAAATTTAACGGACGATATAAGGGCAATAAAGGCTGTAAAACATGGCGAGTTGGTTATAACTAAAACTTCATTTTGA
- a CDS encoding type II toxin-antitoxin system VapB family antitoxin, whose product MRTTLNINDELINKAARLTGVKKKTSLVHLGLEALIAFESAKRLAALGGTEKDLGGIPRKRTS is encoded by the coding sequence ATGAGAACTACACTAAACATAAACGATGAGCTTATTAATAAAGCGGCCAGGTTAACGGGCGTAAAAAAGAAGACTTCCCTGGTGCATCTGGGCCTTGAAGCATTAATTGCTTTTGAGAGCGCCAAAAGATTAGCGGCCCTCGGCGGCACTGAGAAGGATCTTGGCGGCATACCTCGCAAACGAACAAGTTAA